In the genome of candidate division WOR-3 bacterium, one region contains:
- the trmD gene encoding tRNA (guanosine(37)-N1)-methyltransferase TrmD has protein sequence MKIDIITIFPGAIMPYAGFGILSRAAEKNLAVLNFVNLRDYSDDPHGRVDDYPFGGGPGMVFMAPPLAAAVKELKDDESWIVLTSPQGCLFDREKAGELSRKKHLILVCGRYRGVDQRFIDNFVDEEISIGDYMLSGGELPALVIAEAVVRLIPGVLNNEENLILDSFSTDGLCEEELYTRPSMFEGNKVPDVLLSGDHGKIALWRESRRIERTEKRKKKEREKR, from the coding sequence ATGAAAATAGATATAATTACAATATTTCCGGGAGCTATAATGCCTTACGCCGGATTCGGAATACTGTCGAGAGCCGCAGAAAAAAATCTCGCTGTTTTGAATTTCGTCAATCTCAGGGATTATTCCGACGATCCGCACGGCAGAGTGGACGATTACCCTTTCGGAGGAGGTCCCGGTATGGTTTTTATGGCACCTCCGCTCGCCGCTGCTGTTAAGGAACTTAAAGACGACGAATCATGGATAGTTCTCACTTCCCCTCAGGGATGTTTGTTTGACCGCGAAAAAGCAGGGGAGCTTTCCAGGAAAAAGCACTTGATACTTGTCTGTGGAAGGTACAGAGGAGTTGATCAGAGGTTCATAGATAATTTCGTCGATGAAGAGATATCGATTGGCGATTATATGTTGTCCGGAGGAGAACTGCCGGCTCTCGTAATCGCCGAAGCTGTTGTAAGGCTCATTCCGGGAGTTCTCAACAATGAAGAAAATCTGATCCTCGATTCCTTCTCCACGGACGGACTGTGCGAAGAGGAACTTTACACCAGGCCTTCAATGTTTGAAGGAAATAAAGTTCCCGATGTCCTTTTGTCGGGAGACCATGGTAAAATTGCCCTTTGGCGGGAGTCGAGAAGGATAGAAAGAACAGAAAAAAGAAAAAAAAAGGAAAGGGAAAAAAGGTGA
- a CDS encoding GGDEF domain-containing protein, giving the protein MDEIVISKLAANRFFRNVAANDIKKIPEEFFTITDFEPNETIIQENSKAGNLYLILQGQVKVAKSMSDDKEVHIAHREEGEIFGELGVLGHDKTTSASVYAVSDTKIAVIEPRELSKIFEVLPKTYSNIVDEIIEKLRRSDGVSVLTLGYLKKIKDLYKQLENAKLELEKRNEDLKNINEKIENLNSELQKKNAELYRTAITDRLTGIHNRAYVMDSLEKEFSRTKRHGSPLSCVMIDIDDFKKCNDEYGHLVGDEVLKKIAGVIFDGIRKEDTAGRFGGEEFLVLLPNTDEDQAKRIAEKIRKKISEIEFKTGSTNFKKTISLGVAEASKIGGIKNEDELLFYADKAMYEAKRRGKNRTVLFSETA; this is encoded by the coding sequence ATGGACGAAATTGTAATTTCCAAACTGGCGGCAAACCGTTTTTTCAGAAACGTAGCCGCAAATGACATAAAAAAGATACCCGAGGAATTTTTTACAATAACGGATTTCGAACCTAACGAGACCATTATTCAGGAAAATTCAAAAGCCGGAAATCTTTATCTCATTCTTCAAGGCCAGGTAAAGGTCGCCAAATCAATGTCCGACGACAAGGAAGTTCACATAGCTCACAGGGAAGAAGGTGAAATATTCGGAGAGCTGGGTGTTCTGGGTCACGACAAGACAACTTCTGCCAGTGTTTACGCGGTTTCAGACACAAAAATAGCCGTCATAGAACCCAGGGAACTTTCGAAGATATTCGAAGTTCTTCCGAAAACGTATTCGAACATCGTAGATGAGATAATCGAGAAATTGAGAAGATCCGACGGTGTCAGCGTACTGACTCTCGGATATCTAAAAAAGATAAAAGACCTGTACAAACAGCTGGAAAACGCTAAACTTGAACTGGAGAAAAGAAACGAAGATCTTAAAAACATCAACGAGAAAATCGAAAACCTTAACTCGGAGCTTCAGAAAAAGAATGCTGAACTTTACAGGACGGCTATAACTGACAGGCTCACAGGCATCCATAACAGGGCTTACGTAATGGACTCCCTCGAAAAGGAATTCAGCAGAACCAAAAGGCACGGCTCCCCTCTGTCCTGCGTGATGATAGACATTGACGATTTCAAAAAGTGCAACGATGAATACGGCCATCTCGTCGGCGACGAAGTACTCAAAAAAATTGCCGGCGTCATTTTTGACGGGATAAGAAAAGAAGACACGGCCGGCCGTTTCGGTGGAGAGGAGTTTCTCGTTTTGCTTCCTAATACGGACGAAGATCAGGCGAAACGAATCGCCGAGAAAATAAGAAAAAAAATATCAGAAATCGAATTCAAAACAGGAAGCACGAATTTTAAGAAAACAATAAGCCTCGGAGTTGCCGAAGCTTCAAAGATAGGCGGGATAAAGAATGAAGACGAATTGCTGTTTTATGCCGATAAAGCGATGTATGAAGCAAAAAGACGCGGGAAAAACCGCACTGTTTTGTTTTCTGAAACCGCCTGA
- a CDS encoding YraN family protein, producing MPGKNLKIQTGIYGENIAVEYLKKKGYNVEKRNIREGKAEIDIIARDGTTAVFVEVKTRSKDSWDSELESWSAKQRKTFLRAVKKYLVENGMWGKTDVRLDFICVDLESGELTHIENALTDNLWL from the coding sequence GTGCCGGGAAAAAACCTGAAAATTCAAACGGGGATCTATGGCGAGAATATCGCCGTTGAATATCTGAAAAAAAAAGGATACAATGTCGAAAAGCGAAACATTCGAGAGGGGAAGGCTGAGATAGACATAATAGCGCGTGATGGGACTACCGCTGTTTTTGTTGAAGTTAAAACGAGAAGCAAAGATAGCTGGGACAGTGAGCTTGAATCCTGGAGCGCCAAGCAAAGAAAAACGTTTCTCAGAGCCGTAAAAAAGTATCTTGTTGAAAACGGAATGTGGGGAAAAACCGACGTGAGGCTGGATTTTATTTGTGTTGACCTTGAATCAGGAGAACTGACTCACATTGAAAACGCTTTGACGGACAATCTATGGCTCTGA
- a CDS encoding glycosyltransferase has translation MKKTETVKKLLFISYFFPPLGLSGVQRQAKFCKYMPDFGWSATVLTSRPRWYFAFDRKMYEEIRNKTDIHRIPSLDHFHLPFFEKFFLSPKKEKLSNFGKSRSFAFPDPEIGWVPFCADYAVRLCGKIKFDAVMCSVPPFSSALAGLLVSKRCGLPLAIDFRDPWIDEKLFPSATKYHAWFNLELEKSVVRNSSLIITINEKIRNSILERHGTKNTAVISHGYDPDDFPEMVLQSRETFTVCHMGSLLRGRKPDVLLRALDLLRFENIKAVFIGKNSDSALKTAEEKGLKVKIESLGYLSHKDAIKEAMKSDVLWFYISPSEGDAVSTGKLFDYLGTGLPIIASIPNNTDAAEVLRKTGAGDVVSPDDHETLSEKIKDLIKKKSRRSLNSRRSHPDYDRKKLTGSLCEELDKIRYESF, from the coding sequence TTGAAAAAAACCGAAACAGTCAAAAAACTTCTTTTCATATCATATTTTTTCCCCCCTCTCGGATTGTCGGGCGTTCAGAGACAGGCTAAATTCTGCAAATACATGCCTGATTTCGGTTGGTCAGCTACTGTACTGACATCCAGACCTCGATGGTACTTCGCTTTCGACAGAAAAATGTATGAAGAAATCAGGAATAAAACTGATATCCACAGAATACCTTCTTTGGACCATTTTCATCTTCCATTTTTCGAAAAATTTTTTCTGTCGCCAAAAAAGGAAAAACTTTCAAATTTTGGAAAATCACGTTCTTTCGCGTTTCCAGATCCGGAGATCGGCTGGGTGCCCTTCTGCGCCGATTACGCTGTGAGACTTTGCGGGAAAATCAAATTCGACGCTGTCATGTGTTCTGTTCCTCCTTTTTCATCTGCCCTCGCCGGACTTCTGGTCAGTAAAAGATGCGGACTGCCGCTCGCCATAGATTTCAGAGATCCCTGGATTGACGAAAAACTATTTCCGAGCGCGACGAAATACCACGCGTGGTTCAATCTTGAACTGGAAAAATCGGTAGTCAGGAATTCGTCTTTGATCATAACTATAAACGAAAAAATCAGAAACAGCATATTAGAAAGGCACGGCACGAAAAACACCGCCGTAATTTCTCACGGTTACGATCCGGATGATTTTCCCGAAATGGTTCTGCAAAGCAGGGAGACATTCACAGTTTGTCATATGGGTTCGCTTTTGAGAGGGAGAAAACCTGACGTCCTTCTCAGAGCTCTGGACCTGCTCAGATTTGAAAATATCAAAGCTGTGTTTATAGGAAAAAATTCCGACAGCGCTCTGAAAACGGCCGAAGAGAAAGGTCTGAAAGTAAAAATTGAGAGCCTTGGCTACCTGAGTCACAAAGACGCAATTAAAGAGGCAATGAAATCTGATGTTTTGTGGTTTTACATTTCTCCTTCGGAAGGAGATGCCGTCTCAACTGGCAAGCTGTTTGATTATCTCGGAACGGGACTTCCGATAATCGCTTCGATTCCGAACAATACTGACGCCGCAGAAGTTTTGAGAAAGACCGGAGCCGGAGATGTGGTTTCCCCCGACGACCATGAAACACTTTCTGAGAAAATAAAAGACCTGATCAAAAAAAAATCAAGGCGGTCGTTAAATTCACGCAGATCGCATCCTGATTACGACAGGAAAAAACTCACGGGGAGTCTTTGCGAAGAACTCGACAAAATCAGGTATGAAAGCTTTTAA
- the rplS gene encoding 50S ribosomal protein L19: protein MERVKAIEASQMTQEVPDISVGDTVAVRIKIKEGDKTLIRLFKGAVIAMNNGKGARGTFTVRKISDGVGVERVFPIHSPIISSVKLLKKGKVRRAKLYYMRERKGKATKIKERR, encoded by the coding sequence ATGGAAAGGGTGAAAGCTATCGAAGCGTCCCAGATGACGCAGGAAGTTCCCGACATATCCGTCGGCGACACTGTTGCAGTCAGGATAAAGATTAAAGAAGGCGATAAAACACTCATTAGGCTTTTTAAAGGCGCAGTCATAGCCATGAATAATGGAAAAGGAGCAAGGGGAACTTTTACGGTAAGAAAAATTTCGGACGGAGTCGGCGTCGAAAGAGTCTTCCCTATTCACTCGCCCATAATATCAAGCGTAAAATTACTCAAAAAAGGGAAAGTGAGAAGAGCTAAGCTTTATTACATGAGAGAACGAAAAGGCAAAGCTACAAAGATAAAAGAAAGGCGGTAA
- the nadC gene encoding carboxylating nicotinate-nucleotide diphosphorylase → MIIFTEEEISVCVARALEEDVGTGDVTTEAVVEDDIIASAVIITREKGIVAGLDFARETFRMLDPKCFFEMKKTDGEKIKKGDVLIGIKGKLKAILTGERVALNYLQRMSGIATITGKFVGLATGKTRILDTRKTCPGSRKIEKYSVFKGGGMNHRFGLYDMALIKDNHIAVCGSDVSSAIAKVKKRFPGKFVEVEVDSLEQISAALGAGVNRIMLDNMTLRDIEKAVKIIGGRCEIEVSGKMNEKKVRAVSALGVDFISVGKLTHSYKSLDIALDIVKKGAENG, encoded by the coding sequence CTGATAATATTTACAGAAGAAGAAATTAGTGTCTGTGTCGCTCGTGCTCTGGAGGAGGACGTGGGCACAGGCGATGTGACGACGGAAGCCGTAGTAGAAGATGACATAATCGCCTCTGCTGTTATTATTACTCGCGAGAAGGGGATAGTGGCCGGTTTGGATTTTGCCAGAGAAACATTCAGGATGCTGGACCCAAAGTGTTTTTTTGAAATGAAAAAAACCGACGGTGAAAAAATAAAAAAAGGAGACGTTTTAATCGGAATAAAAGGAAAACTGAAAGCGATCTTGACGGGAGAGAGAGTGGCTCTGAATTATCTTCAGAGAATGTCCGGGATAGCTACAATCACCGGAAAATTTGTTGGCCTGGCGACGGGGAAAACAAGAATCTTGGACACCAGAAAAACTTGTCCCGGTTCCAGGAAAATCGAGAAATACAGCGTTTTCAAAGGCGGCGGCATGAACCACCGGTTCGGGCTATACGACATGGCGCTCATAAAAGACAATCACATAGCCGTATGCGGTTCGGACGTGTCTTCCGCTATCGCAAAAGTAAAAAAACGCTTTCCGGGAAAATTCGTCGAAGTCGAAGTCGACAGTCTCGAGCAAATCTCGGCCGCCCTCGGGGCAGGCGTGAACAGGATAATGCTCGACAACATGACGCTGAGGGATATCGAAAAAGCCGTGAAAATAATCGGCGGAAGATGTGAAATTGAAGTCTCGGGAAAAATGAACGAGAAAAAAGTGAGAGCCGTCTCGGCTCTTGGAGTGGATTTCATTTCAGTGGGAAAACTAACCCACTCATACAAATCGCTCGATATAGCCCTCGATATAGTGAAAAAAGGAGCTGAAAATGGATGA
- a CDS encoding PHP domain-containing protein, which produces MLPQINLHVHTNYSDGLTSPEETVSECCKSGLKIVAITDHDTVEGVSCAKKKGEELGVEVISGVELSLEVGDKATCHLLGYLFNQDDLLLRNKLKKISLSREDRNREILSKLREAGLDMDYSEIVRAAGKTVNIGRLHIAEAMLARGFVKNHHEAFVKYIAKGRKAYAPRYRSGIKEGIEMIHGSGGVAVLAHPGEGYTSREVYQEIFISLVDNGLDGIEVYYPSHTHIQIFEYSRQAKDFGLIMTAGTDYHGISGRDMLKFNYDIDYNIIEKLKERGGIYAHAGDEKNARDDKNFKDSGMD; this is translated from the coding sequence ATGCTTCCTCAGATAAACCTGCACGTGCACACCAATTATTCGGACGGATTGACAAGTCCTGAAGAAACCGTGTCCGAATGCTGTAAATCCGGCCTGAAAATCGTAGCGATAACAGACCACGACACGGTAGAGGGCGTGTCATGCGCAAAGAAAAAAGGCGAGGAGCTCGGAGTAGAGGTTATAAGCGGCGTAGAGTTGAGCCTGGAAGTCGGCGACAAGGCCACTTGCCATCTTTTGGGTTATCTTTTCAACCAGGACGACCTTCTTTTAAGAAATAAATTGAAAAAAATATCTCTTTCAAGAGAAGACAGGAACCGCGAGATTTTGAGCAAGCTGAGAGAAGCCGGACTTGACATGGACTACAGCGAGATTGTCAGAGCCGCTGGAAAAACAGTGAATATAGGACGCCTCCACATAGCTGAGGCGATGCTCGCCAGAGGTTTTGTAAAAAACCATCACGAAGCTTTTGTAAAATACATAGCCAAAGGCAGAAAAGCTTACGCTCCGAGATACAGATCCGGGATAAAGGAGGGCATAGAGATGATTCACGGATCCGGCGGAGTGGCAGTTCTTGCTCACCCGGGTGAAGGATATACGTCCAGAGAGGTTTATCAGGAAATATTTATTTCACTGGTAGACAACGGCCTCGACGGCATAGAGGTCTATTATCCTTCGCACACTCACATCCAGATATTCGAATATTCCAGGCAGGCAAAAGACTTTGGATTGATTATGACCGCCGGAACTGATTATCACGGCATTTCGGGAAGAGATATGTTGAAATTCAATTACGACATTGATTATAATATCATTGAAAAGTTGAAAGAAAGAGGAGGAATCTATGCTCATGCCGGGGATGAGAAAAACGCTCGTGATGACAAAAACTTCAAAGATAGTGGGATGGATTGA
- the rpsP gene encoding 30S ribosomal protein S16 has protein sequence MSVRIHLARFGKRNSPFYHIIVADKRHRRDGKCIEKLGYYNPRKPAEFSLDYEKLTNWVQKGASVTETVSSLIRRHKKEQSQ, from the coding sequence TTGTCAGTTAGAATACATCTTGCGAGATTCGGAAAAAGAAATTCGCCCTTTTACCACATAATTGTCGCAGACAAGCGGCACAGAAGAGACGGAAAGTGCATCGAAAAGCTCGGTTATTACAATCCGAGAAAACCGGCTGAGTTCAGCTTGGATTACGAAAAACTCACAAACTGGGTGCAAAAAGGAGCCTCCGTAACCGAAACGGTTTCATCCCTAATTCGCAGACACAAAAAAGAACAATCTCAGTAA
- the ffh gene encoding signal recognition particle protein, translating into MFENLTKNFSEVFAKLKRRGHLTEKDVDEILREIRRILLEADVNYKIARDFCENIRTKAVGEKVLKSISPGDVVAKIVFDEIRIMLGSSKQELRLSGNPPLIMLVGLQGSGKTTTCAKLGLFLKNKGIDPLLSACDVKRPAASQQLEVLCAKYGLSFSPVNTESAMKSVEVAISEARKNMKGAVLLDTAGRLHIDEEMIEELADIKDKFKPHEVLLVVDAMTGQDALQVAESFDKKVGITGIVLTKLDGDARGGAALSMKIATGAPVKFVGTGEKAEELSEFFPERMASRITGMGDIASLVEKAREASDQVEAEKMAKKMADLSFTLEDFVYQLRTLKKMGPLENLLSMLPGTAVQNVKIDEKEINKIEALIFSMTPGERQHPEIINASRKKRIAAGSGTQISDVTNLVKQFESSKKMLKGIIGRQSLAKMALTKGLTKKRKKR; encoded by the coding sequence GTGTTTGAAAACCTGACAAAAAACTTTTCTGAAGTATTCGCAAAACTGAAAAGAAGAGGACATCTAACGGAAAAGGATGTTGACGAAATCCTCAGGGAAATAAGAAGAATATTGCTGGAAGCAGACGTAAATTATAAGATTGCCCGCGATTTTTGTGAAAACATCAGAACAAAAGCTGTCGGAGAAAAAGTTCTAAAAAGTATTTCTCCCGGTGATGTAGTCGCAAAAATTGTCTTCGACGAAATAAGGATCATGCTCGGAAGCTCAAAACAGGAACTGCGTTTGAGCGGAAATCCTCCTCTGATTATGCTTGTCGGACTGCAGGGCAGCGGCAAAACGACAACATGCGCAAAACTCGGTTTGTTTCTGAAAAACAAAGGAATAGACCCTCTCCTCTCCGCTTGTGATGTGAAAAGACCCGCTGCTTCTCAACAGCTCGAAGTGCTCTGCGCGAAATATGGCTTGTCCTTCTCGCCAGTAAACACAGAAAGCGCAATGAAAAGCGTCGAAGTCGCGATATCCGAAGCGCGAAAAAATATGAAAGGAGCGGTCCTGCTCGACACGGCCGGAAGACTGCACATAGACGAAGAAATGATAGAGGAACTCGCGGACATTAAAGACAAATTCAAGCCGCATGAAGTACTACTCGTGGTGGACGCCATGACTGGTCAAGACGCCCTGCAAGTAGCAGAATCCTTCGACAAAAAAGTCGGCATCACAGGAATTGTGCTGACAAAACTTGACGGAGACGCGCGAGGCGGCGCAGCTCTCAGCATGAAAATAGCAACGGGAGCGCCTGTGAAATTCGTAGGGACAGGGGAAAAGGCCGAAGAATTATCTGAGTTTTTCCCCGAAAGAATGGCTTCCAGAATAACCGGCATGGGAGACATAGCCTCGCTGGTAGAAAAAGCCAGGGAAGCGTCGGACCAGGTCGAAGCGGAAAAGATGGCAAAAAAAATGGCGGATCTTTCTTTTACTCTGGAGGATTTTGTCTACCAACTCAGAACTCTGAAAAAAATGGGACCTCTCGAAAACCTTCTGTCTATGCTGCCGGGCACTGCCGTCCAGAACGTGAAAATTGACGAAAAAGAAATAAACAAAATCGAAGCCCTGATTTTTTCAATGACTCCCGGAGAAAGACAGCACCCCGAAATAATTAACGCGAGCAGAAAAAAGAGGATAGCGGCCGGAAGCGGAACTCAAATTTCAGACGTGACTAACCTGGTAAAACAGTTTGAATCGTCGAAAAAAATGCTCAAAGGTATAATAGGCAGGCAATCTTTGGCAAAAATGGCCCTGACAAAGGGCTTGACAAAGAAAAGAAAGAAAAGATAA
- a CDS encoding glycerate kinase: MKVLVCPGSFKGSLGAVKACRIISAEFVKYFSTIELPLADGGDGTLEAVKYFSGGVTKRVRTFDPFGKPIETEFLMLDKKTALVELALSSGLKLVDPTSKPALFGSTYGTGVVIKKALEAGAGKIYLCAGGSATADGGTGIMEALGAGFFDSRGKKIKSRGADLMRLRRIDTANIFSCALKAEFIVLCDVKNPLLGEKGGVEVFSRQKGATDEEVEFLKKSFKNFRQVLLKKTGKDAGKIKHGGAAGGVPSLMKVLFDSRTVSGAEYVASLASFEKRLSECFLAVTGEGKVDTTSGSGKITGFVAKKASVAGVSVLTLTGWIDARLKGSQVISILPGPMNLDEALKSAENNLARTAREMAEIVFEIVKKGQVKCLKT, from the coding sequence GTGAAAGTACTTGTCTGTCCGGGAAGCTTCAAAGGATCTTTAGGAGCTGTAAAAGCTTGCAGGATTATATCCGCTGAGTTCGTAAAATATTTTTCGACGATAGAACTTCCACTCGCTGACGGAGGAGACGGGACTCTGGAGGCCGTGAAATATTTTTCCGGAGGGGTTACAAAAAGAGTCCGGACATTCGATCCTTTCGGGAAACCCATCGAAACTGAATTTTTAATGCTCGATAAAAAAACAGCCCTCGTTGAACTTGCCCTTTCATCGGGTCTGAAACTGGTAGACCCGACTTCGAAACCCGCACTTTTCGGCAGCACATATGGAACCGGTGTAGTAATAAAAAAAGCTTTGGAAGCTGGAGCCGGAAAAATATATCTTTGTGCGGGAGGATCTGCGACGGCAGACGGAGGAACGGGGATCATGGAAGCCCTTGGCGCCGGGTTTTTTGATTCGAGGGGGAAAAAAATCAAGTCAAGAGGAGCCGATCTGATGCGTCTCCGAAGAATTGACACAGCAAATATATTCTCTTGCGCCCTCAAAGCCGAGTTTATCGTTCTCTGCGACGTCAAAAATCCGCTGTTGGGAGAAAAGGGCGGTGTGGAGGTGTTTTCGAGACAAAAAGGGGCGACGGATGAAGAGGTTGAATTTCTAAAAAAATCATTCAAAAACTTCAGGCAAGTGTTATTAAAAAAAACCGGCAAAGACGCTGGAAAGATAAAACACGGAGGAGCCGCCGGTGGAGTTCCCTCATTAATGAAAGTTTTGTTCGACAGCAGAACTGTCAGCGGAGCAGAATACGTAGCTTCTTTGGCTTCATTTGAAAAAAGACTGTCTGAATGCTTTCTCGCCGTGACGGGAGAAGGAAAAGTCGACACAACTTCCGGTTCCGGAAAAATAACCGGTTTCGTGGCGAAAAAAGCCTCCGTTGCAGGCGTCTCTGTTCTGACGCTGACAGGTTGGATTGACGCCCGCTTGAAAGGGTCACAAGTGATATCCATTTTGCCGGGGCCAATGAATCTCGATGAAGCTTTGAAATCCGCGGAGAACAATCTTGCGAGGACGGCACGGGAAATGGCTGAAATTGTTTTTGAAATTGTAAAAAAAGGACAAGTCAAGTGTTTGAAAACCTGA
- a CDS encoding KH domain-containing protein, producing MNNSNQSVQELVEFIAKKLVDDPGEVKVTTTDHQKTVYLELKVGSGDLGKIIGKEGRTAKALRHIVSAAAMKTGKRAILEILD from the coding sequence ATGAACAATTCAAATCAGTCGGTTCAGGAACTGGTAGAGTTCATTGCGAAAAAACTCGTCGACGATCCCGGCGAGGTCAAAGTGACAACAACCGACCATCAGAAAACAGTTTATCTCGAACTCAAAGTCGGTTCAGGCGATCTCGGAAAAATTATAGGTAAAGAAGGCCGGACGGCAAAAGCTCTCAGACATATAGTCTCTGCCGCGGCTATGAAAACCGGAAAACGAGCCATTCTCGAAATACTGGACTGA
- the purN gene encoding phosphoribosylglycinamide formyltransferase, with protein MSLRIAVLISGKGSNMLALKEACDAGGIDGRIICVVSNRSTAKGIEAARDNGTPVFIFSRNNYPKKRYFYMSQLFNSLKINFVVLAGYDELVKCPLLSDFKGRILNIHPAPLPQFGGKGMYGLEVHRAVIKSKTKISGPTIHIVDEDYDSGRTLAYEPVPVLKDDTPETLAQKVLTVEHRLYPEIVGKISRGEIGLR; from the coding sequence ATGTCCCTTAGAATTGCCGTCCTGATTTCAGGCAAGGGATCGAACATGCTGGCTCTCAAGGAAGCATGCGACGCCGGAGGAATTGACGGCAGGATAATCTGCGTCGTCTCAAACAGGTCGACGGCCAAAGGAATTGAAGCCGCGAGAGATAACGGGACGCCGGTCTTTATCTTTTCGAGGAACAATTATCCAAAGAAGAGATATTTTTACATGTCGCAGCTTTTTAACAGTCTAAAAATCAACTTTGTCGTGTTGGCCGGATACGACGAACTCGTAAAGTGTCCTCTTCTTTCGGATTTCAAAGGCAGGATTTTAAACATTCATCCCGCGCCGCTTCCTCAGTTCGGAGGGAAAGGCATGTATGGACTGGAAGTTCATCGTGCCGTAATAAAGAGCAAAACAAAAATATCCGGCCCCACGATACACATTGTTGATGAAGATTACGATTCGGGAAGGACTTTGGCTTACGAACCCGTGCCGGTATTGAAAGACGACACTCCCGAAACTCTCGCCCAAAAAGTACTCACTGTCGAACACAGATTATATCCGGAAATTGTCGGAAAGATAAGCAGGGGCGAGATCGGACTCCGGTAA